A region of Malaciobacter marinus DNA encodes the following proteins:
- the modB gene encoding molybdate ABC transporter permease subunit: MDYSTIFNPLFLSAKTVGVNLVLFLTIGVFLAFLLSKENFRFKWLLNTIVTLPLIFPPIAIGFFLLLLLGRDGIIGGIFYKFDISFIFSFSSLVIAGFIAGLPLMVKPLQSAIEQFPKNIVEASYLSGKSKLRTFLFIILPSIKKSLLACLLIACARALGEVGITLMLGGNIIGKTDTISLAIYNAVFDGDYNLALILSGILIVISLIFFIILNFLQTKQNHI, translated from the coding sequence ATGGATTATTCTACGATTTTCAACCCTTTGTTTTTAAGTGCTAAAACTGTTGGGGTTAATCTAGTTTTATTTCTTACTATAGGTGTATTTTTAGCTTTTTTACTTTCAAAAGAGAATTTTAGATTTAAATGGCTTCTTAATACAATAGTAACTCTTCCTTTAATCTTTCCTCCAATTGCAATAGGTTTTTTCTTGCTTTTACTACTTGGAAGAGATGGTATAATTGGTGGTATCTTTTATAAATTTGATATATCTTTTATATTCTCTTTTTCTAGTTTAGTTATTGCAGGTTTTATAGCGGGTCTACCTCTAATGGTAAAACCTTTGCAATCTGCAATTGAGCAATTTCCAAAAAATATTGTAGAAGCTTCATATTTAAGTGGTAAAAGTAAATTAAGAACATTTTTGTTTATTATCTTACCTTCTATAAAAAAGAGTTTATTAGCATGTTTATTAATAGCTTGTGCAAGGGCGCTAGGAGAAGTAGGAATTACTCTTATGTTAGGAGGAAATATTATAGGTAAAACAGATACTATTTCACTTGCTATATATAATGCAGTATTTGATGGGGATTATAATTTAGCACTTATTTTAAGTGGTATATTAATAGTTATATCACTAATATTTTTTATAATCCTAAATTTTTTACAAACAAAACAAAACCACATTTAA
- the modA gene encoding molybdate ABC transporter substrate-binding protein, protein MKKVLLALVLSIVVTNASDFKIAAGAGYKKPIQKILKLYNKKIDAFYGNMRQVSTQAKHTDLALIIGDKNFLQNKSNIDFIHYTSIGEGKAVLAYSKKTKLNTLNEILSDKIKRVSMPHPKKAIYGIAAMQILHNSKLSSNIDEKLFITATVPQVTTYLITNEIDAGFINLTSALANKSKLGGYIEIDKKLYSKIDIVAASTKACKKECKELLKFLQTEEAKEIFTQYGL, encoded by the coding sequence ATGAAAAAAGTATTATTAGCATTGGTTTTATCTATTGTAGTAACTAATGCAAGTGATTTTAAAATTGCAGCAGGGGCAGGATATAAAAAACCTATACAAAAAATTCTGAAACTATATAATAAAAAAATTGATGCTTTCTATGGCAATATGAGACAAGTTAGTACTCAAGCAAAACATACTGATTTAGCTTTAATTATAGGAGATAAAAACTTCTTACAAAATAAAAGTAATATCGATTTTATTCATTATACTTCAATAGGAGAAGGCAAAGCTGTACTTGCTTACTCTAAAAAAACAAAATTAAATACTCTTAATGAAATATTATCAGATAAAATAAAAAGAGTATCAATGCCTCATCCTAAAAAGGCTATTTATGGAATTGCAGCAATGCAAATACTTCATAATTCTAAATTATCTTCTAATATAGATGAAAAACTTTTTATCACTGCTACTGTTCCACAAGTTACAACATACTTAATAACAAATGAAATTGATGCAGGTTTTATAAATTTAACTTCTGCATTAGCAAATAAATCAAAACTTGGTGGTTATATTGAAATTGATAAAAAGCTCTACTCAAAAATTGATATAGTTGCAGCTTCTACTAAAGCATGTAAAAAAGAGTGTAAAGAGTTATTAAAGTTTTTACAAACAGAAGAAGCAAAAGAAATTTTTACTCAATACGGTCTATAA
- a CDS encoding ABC transporter ATP-binding protein, giving the protein MIDIEVNKELIGSNGKMNLDIKLNINDGDFIALTGLSGSGKTTLLRILAGLEQSESKIKVDNKIWQDNKKFLPPQQREIGFVFQDYALFTNMSVKQNLLYVNKDEKLANHLLELTELSQLKNRNVTSLSGGQKQRVSLCRALMNRPKLLLMDEPLSALDPSMRTKLQDEILTLHREFKTTTIMVSHDPSEIYRLSNRVIVLEDAKIIKDGNAKDVLLKTSGSAKFSFEGELLDIVKVDVIYIAIISIGQQLVEVVLSEDETINLQIGSKVRVSTKAFSPNISN; this is encoded by the coding sequence ATGATAGATATTGAAGTAAATAAAGAGTTAATTGGTTCAAATGGAAAAATGAATCTAGATATTAAACTTAATATAAATGATGGTGACTTTATTGCTCTTACAGGACTTAGTGGAAGTGGAAAAACTACCCTACTTCGAATACTTGCAGGATTAGAGCAATCAGAAAGTAAAATTAAAGTTGATAATAAAATTTGGCAAGATAATAAAAAGTTTTTGCCACCTCAACAAAGAGAGATTGGTTTTGTATTTCAAGATTATGCACTTTTTACTAATATGAGTGTAAAACAGAATCTTTTATATGTAAATAAAGATGAGAAACTTGCAAATCATCTTTTAGAGTTAACTGAATTATCACAACTTAAAAATAGAAATGTTACATCTTTAAGTGGAGGACAAAAACAAAGAGTTAGTTTATGTAGAGCTTTGATGAACCGTCCTAAACTTCTATTAATGGATGAACCATTATCTGCACTTGATCCATCTATGAGAACTAAGCTTCAAGATGAGATACTCACACTTCATCGTGAGTTTAAAACTACAACAATCATGGTAAGTCATGACCCAAGTGAGATTTATAGATTAAGTAATAGAGTAATAGTTTTAGAAGACGCAAAAATTATAAAAGATGGTAATGCAAAAGATGTATTATTAAAAACAAGTGGTAGTGCAAAGTTTTCTTTTGAGGGAGAGCTTTTAGATATTGTAAAAGTTGATGTTATATATATAGCTATTATATCTATTGGTCAACAACTTGTTGAAGTTGTATTAAGTGAAGATGAAACTATAAATCTTCAAATTGGCTCAAAAGTTAGAGTAAGTACAAAAGCCTTCTCTCCAAATATTTCAAATTAA
- the modB gene encoding molybdate ABC transporter permease subunit, which produces MIELLSSIEYGPFILSFKLAFITTLILFILAMPLSWYLSQTKSKIKPVLEAITALPLVLPPSVLGFYLLYTLSYNSSLGSFFDEYLGIQLVFNFTGLVIASCFYSLPFMVQPLQSGFESINKNMLEASYISGKSKFYTIFKVALPNIKPSLLTALIVTFAHTVGEFGVVLMVGGSIPDETKVASVAIYEFVEIMDYKSAHIYSAIMLVISFLVLLSVYIFNQKQKKSFL; this is translated from the coding sequence ATGATTGAGTTGTTATCAAGTATTGAGTATGGTCCTTTTATTTTATCATTTAAATTAGCTTTTATAACAACACTTATTTTGTTTATTTTAGCAATGCCTCTTAGTTGGTATCTTTCTCAAACAAAATCAAAAATTAAACCAGTTTTAGAAGCAATAACTGCCCTACCTTTAGTTCTTCCACCATCGGTTTTAGGTTTTTACTTACTTTATACACTTTCATATAATTCAAGTTTAGGAAGCTTTTTTGATGAGTATTTAGGAATACAACTTGTATTTAATTTTACGGGATTAGTTATTGCTAGTTGTTTTTACTCTCTACCTTTTATGGTTCAACCTTTACAAAGTGGTTTTGAAAGTATAAATAAGAATATGCTTGAAGCTAGTTATATTAGTGGCAAAAGTAAATTTTATACTATATTTAAAGTAGCACTTCCAAATATAAAACCCTCACTATTAACTGCTCTTATTGTTACTTTTGCTCATACAGTTGGTGAATTTGGAGTTGTATTAATGGTTGGTGGAAGTATTCCTGATGAAACAAAAGTAGCCTCTGTTGCTATATATGAGTTTGTTGAAATTATGGATTATAAAAGTGCACATATTTATAGTGCTATTATGCTAGTAATAAGTTTTTTAGTGCTTTTAAGTGTTTATATTTTTAATCAAAAACAAAAAAAGAGTTTTTTATGA
- a CDS encoding TOBE domain-containing protein, translated as MNEFKAVVSKIDNLDNLNIVEFSFFDITLSMMSLDLHNIEVGTKVLLTVKASNVAIAKELQGQISLANSIKSDIIKLDMGKLLTSIKLQHNDSSITSIITTKSAKRLNLKEKDCVNAIFKSSDLSIKEVIND; from the coding sequence ATGAATGAGTTTAAAGCAGTAGTTTCTAAAATTGATAATCTTGATAATTTAAATATTGTTGAGTTTAGTTTTTTTGATATAACCTTATCTATGATGAGTTTAGATTTACATAATATTGAAGTTGGAACAAAAGTTTTACTTACAGTTAAAGCTTCAAATGTAGCTATTGCAAAAGAGTTGCAAGGTCAAATAAGCCTTGCAAACTCTATAAAGTCAGATATCATCAAACTTGATATGGGGAAATTATTAACAAGTATAAAACTACAACATAATGATAGTAGTATTACAAGCATTATTACTACAAAATCAGCAAAGAGGTTAAACCTTAAAGAAAAAGATTGTGTAAATGCAATATTTAAATCAAGTGACTTATCAATAAAAGAGGTAATAAATGATTGA
- the modA gene encoding molybdate ABC transporter substrate-binding protein, which produces MLKKVVLSSALLVSSLFSGDINIAVAANVSYAIDDLKKEFNKLYPNTNVKVTLGSSGKLTAQIKNGAPYDLFMAANMKYPQALYKDDLAVTRPLVYAQGSLAYLSKKALDFSKGIELVKDKSFRKIAIANPKTAPYGTASVEAMKNAKVYKDIEKKLIYAESISQTVTYALTAADVGFIAKSSLFSDKMSKYKQGVNWYSVDTKLYTPINQGIVLLKKAQSNNEASAFYSFILSKKAKKIFEEFGYLVP; this is translated from the coding sequence ATGTTAAAGAAAGTAGTTTTAAGTAGTGCACTTTTAGTAAGTAGCCTATTTTCAGGGGATATAAATATAGCAGTTGCAGCAAATGTATCTTATGCAATTGATGATTTGAAAAAAGAGTTTAATAAGCTTTATCCAAATACAAATGTAAAAGTTACTTTAGGTAGTAGTGGAAAGTTAACTGCACAAATAAAAAATGGAGCGCCATATGATTTGTTTATGGCTGCAAATATGAAGTATCCACAAGCACTTTATAAAGATGACTTGGCAGTAACAAGACCTTTAGTTTATGCACAAGGTTCACTAGCTTACTTAAGCAAAAAAGCTCTTGATTTTTCAAAAGGTATAGAGTTAGTAAAAGATAAAAGTTTTAGAAAAATTGCAATTGCAAATCCAAAAACTGCGCCATATGGAACTGCAAGTGTAGAGGCTATGAAAAATGCAAAAGTTTATAAAGATATAGAAAAAAAACTAATTTATGCAGAATCAATTTCACAAACAGTTACATATGCTTTAACTGCTGCAGATGTTGGTTTTATTGCTAAATCATCTTTATTTTCAGATAAGATGAGTAAATATAAACAAGGTGTTAATTGGTATAGCGTTGATACAAAACTTTATACACCTATTAATCAAGGTATTGTACTTCTTAAAAAAGCACAAAGTAATAATGAAGCAAGTGCATTTTATAGTTTTATTTTAAGTAAAAAAGCAAAAAAAATATTTGAAGAGTTTGGATATTTAGTACCATGA
- a CDS encoding molybdenum-dependent transcriptional regulator, with protein sequence MQFDSSLTLLNLDTPFLLEKRIKLLQAIEKEGSISKAAKTIPMSYKTAWEAIDSINNLCPSIVVEKETGGKGGGGAKLTDYGKNLIETYSILQKEHEKFLKKLTSLTDFNTGSLKSLKRVSMQISARNQLAVKIEKIVEDNVNASITLKTKSSQKMVSNISTNSVTALGLKVEDEIIAIFKSNNVMIATSQLLGFSARNKLEGVIKTLNFSEVSCEVSLEISTHETITSVITKEAALQLDLKVGQKVFAVIKSSDIMLGN encoded by the coding sequence ATGCAATTTGATTCATCACTAACACTTTTAAATCTTGATACTCCTTTTTTATTGGAAAAAAGAATTAAACTTTTACAAGCAATTGAAAAAGAGGGTTCTATTAGTAAAGCCGCAAAAACTATACCTATGAGTTATAAAACAGCATGGGAAGCAATTGATAGTATAAATAACCTTTGTCCTAGTATTGTTGTTGAAAAAGAGACTGGTGGAAAAGGTGGTGGTGGAGCTAAACTAACAGATTATGGTAAAAATCTTATTGAAACTTATTCCATATTACAAAAAGAGCATGAAAAGTTTTTAAAAAAGCTTACAAGTCTTACTGACTTTAACACGGGAAGTCTAAAATCACTAAAAAGGGTATCAATGCAAATTAGTGCAAGGAATCAATTAGCTGTTAAAATAGAAAAAATTGTTGAAGACAATGTTAATGCAAGTATTACTTTAAAAACTAAAAGTTCACAAAAGATGGTTTCTAATATTTCAACAAATAGTGTAACGGCACTTGGTTTAAAAGTAGAAGATGAGATTATCGCTATTTTTAAATCAAACAATGTAATGATTGCAACGAGCCAACTTCTAGGATTTAGTGCTAGAAATAAGCTTGAAGGAGTAATAAAGACTTTAAACTTTAGTGAAGTAAGTTGTGAAGTTTCACTTGAAATTTCAACTCATGAAACAATCACTTCTGTTATAACTAAAGAAGCAGCCTTACAACTTGATTTAAAAGTTGGGCAAAAAGTATTTGCCGTGATAAAATCATCAGATATTATGTTAGGAAATTAA
- a CDS encoding hybrid sensor histidine kinase/response regulator, with the protein MKDIKILAVDDIEANRVSLQYLIQEYLENVELVLASSGEEALKITYKEEIDIIILDVQMPGLDGFDTAKYLKSNPRTQNIPIIFLTAAFKKEEFQQKGFQIGAIDYLTKPIENHQFINKLNLYIEVIIKNKQLEAVNDNLYKALQKEIELKEQVQKQQLELIEQSKMAALGEMIGNIAHQWRQPLSLITTCASGVKLNLQLGIDDKNETLASMQKIMNTSQDLSETIDNFRDLSYKEKLAKFNLSEIINKSIKAKEHLISENNIKVVTNLDDTIELTNLPNSLVQALVNLIHNSKDALEKSDLQKYIFIDSYINKDNLIEIIVRDNAGGIKTEYINKVFEPYFTTKHQAHGIGLGLNITYKVINDSMYGKIKINNTKFTYQDNEYEGAQVKITLPFKI; encoded by the coding sequence ATGAAAGATATAAAAATTTTAGCAGTTGATGATATAGAAGCAAATAGAGTATCTTTACAATATCTAATTCAAGAATATTTAGAAAATGTAGAGCTAGTTTTAGCTTCAAGTGGAGAAGAGGCTTTAAAAATCACTTATAAAGAAGAGATTGATATTATTATACTAGATGTACAAATGCCAGGACTTGATGGTTTTGATACGGCAAAATATCTAAAAAGTAATCCAAGAACACAAAATATTCCTATTATATTTTTAACTGCTGCTTTTAAAAAAGAAGAGTTTCAACAAAAAGGTTTTCAAATTGGTGCAATTGATTATCTTACTAAACCTATTGAAAATCACCAATTTATTAATAAATTAAATCTTTATATTGAAGTTATTATAAAAAATAAACAACTTGAAGCTGTAAATGATAATCTATATAAAGCATTACAAAAAGAGATTGAATTAAAAGAACAAGTACAAAAACAACAACTAGAATTAATAGAACAAAGTAAAATGGCTGCATTAGGGGAGATGATTGGAAATATCGCACATCAGTGGAGACAACCTTTATCTTTAATTACTACTTGTGCCTCTGGTGTAAAACTTAATCTTCAACTTGGAATTGATGACAAAAATGAAACTTTAGCATCAATGCAAAAAATAATGAATACATCTCAAGACTTATCTGAAACTATTGATAACTTTAGAGATTTATCATATAAAGAAAAACTTGCAAAATTTAATCTTTCAGAAATTATTAATAAATCTATTAAAGCTAAAGAACATTTAATTAGTGAAAATAATATAAAAGTAGTAACAAACCTAGATGATACAATTGAACTTACAAATTTGCCAAATAGTTTAGTTCAAGCCTTAGTTAACTTAATACATAACTCAAAAGATGCTTTAGAAAAGAGTGATTTACAAAAATATATATTTATTGATTCTTATATAAATAAAGATAATCTTATTGAGATTATTGTTAGAGATAATGCAGGTGGAATAAAAACAGAATATATTAATAAAGTTTTTGAGCCATACTTTACTACAAAACATCAAGCTCATGGAATTGGACTTGGATTAAATATTACATATAAAGTAATAAATGATTCAATGTACGGAAAAATAAAAATAAACAATACTAAATTCACCTATCAAGACAATGAATATGAAGGTGCCCAAGTAAAAATCACCTTACCTTTTAAAATATAA
- a CDS encoding CheR family methyltransferase produces the protein MNNIVSQEVNNTLKIIIQNIEKKEDIKKFLSLLDYEKKSIEINFLNIQTIASEIILALNKIKSHLSIYSNEITLKSYLNQLGFEVKLIKDYNKTKRKNLNLEYLAIGGSAGSLKKFIDIIEKLPYSQMSIFIIMHHRSDEKSSLSQILQTKTAHYKVVEAKSDMKIENSTIYTAPPGKHMIIIGGFIFLTNEEKRNFSKPSISTSFETLSNEYKNNLLAILVCGYGSDGSDSLRLLQENESTVIIEEPKECEAKPMLENAIKTDCYDEVLSLESISEYINTCLNDEPFNNIQLESFLNKIYEEYGYDYRGYNLEHIKRRVKLFYSNLKPNNFLEFQNKILNNENIFKDLFLNISVNVTTFYRNPEVFKKLKDALLPKLDSFFDIKVWCAGCSTGEEPYSIAIFLDEIGLLNRSLIYATDLNEMVLKNAKNGLYSKQNYKQFLKNYYQAGGSESFSKYFYDHGDFVEISEEIKQKILFFRHNLVEDKKINDFQLIFCRNVLIYFDKELKTNIFELFKQSLDSYGFLVLGESESLDNHEKFLTIDKKNRIYKRKI, from the coding sequence ATGAACAATATAGTTTCACAAGAAGTCAATAATACTTTAAAAATAATTATTCAAAATATCGAAAAAAAAGAAGATATAAAAAAGTTTTTATCATTGTTAGATTATGAGAAAAAAAGCATTGAAATTAATTTTTTAAATATTCAAACTATTGCAAGTGAAATTATATTAGCATTAAATAAAATAAAATCACATTTAAGTATATATTCAAACGAGATTACTTTAAAAAGTTATTTAAACCAATTAGGCTTTGAAGTAAAACTCATCAAAGACTACAATAAAACAAAAAGAAAAAATCTTAATTTAGAATATTTAGCTATTGGAGGAAGTGCTGGAAGTTTAAAAAAATTTATAGATATAATAGAAAAACTTCCCTACTCACAAATGTCTATTTTTATTATTATGCATCATAGATCAGATGAAAAAAGTAGTCTTAGTCAAATCTTACAAACAAAAACAGCTCATTATAAAGTAGTAGAAGCAAAATCTGATATGAAAATTGAAAACTCTACTATTTATACAGCACCACCTGGAAAACATATGATAATTATTGGTGGATTTATTTTTTTAACAAATGAAGAAAAAAGAAATTTTTCAAAGCCATCAATTAGTACAAGCTTTGAAACTCTTTCAAATGAGTATAAAAATAATCTTTTAGCAATACTTGTTTGTGGATATGGTTCAGATGGGAGTGACAGTCTTAGATTATTACAAGAGAATGAAAGTACAGTTATAATAGAAGAACCAAAGGAATGTGAAGCGAAGCCAATGCTTGAAAATGCTATAAAGACAGACTGTTATGACGAAGTTTTATCACTTGAATCCATAAGTGAATATATAAACACTTGCTTAAATGATGAACCATTTAATAATATCCAATTAGAAAGTTTTTTAAATAAAATTTATGAAGAGTATGGATATGATTATAGAGGTTACAATCTTGAACATATAAAAAGAAGAGTTAAACTTTTTTATAGTAATTTAAAACCAAATAATTTTTTAGAGTTTCAAAATAAAATATTAAATAATGAAAATATTTTTAAAGATTTATTTTTAAATATTTCTGTTAATGTTACTACATTTTATAGAAATCCAGAGGTTTTTAAAAAATTAAAAGATGCTCTTTTGCCAAAGCTTGATAGTTTTTTTGATATTAAGGTTTGGTGTGCAGGCTGTAGTACTGGTGAAGAACCTTATTCTATTGCAATTTTTTTAGATGAAATAGGCTTACTAAATAGAAGTTTAATATATGCAACAGACTTAAATGAGATGGTTTTAAAAAATGCAAAAAATGGCTTATATTCAAAACAAAATTATAAACAATTTTTAAAAAATTATTATCAAGCAGGAGGTAGTGAAAGTTTTAGTAAATACTTCTATGACCATGGTGATTTTGTTGAAATAAGTGAAGAGATAAAACAAAAAATTCTATTTTTTAGACATAACTTGGTTGAAGATAAAAAAATCAATGATTTTCAACTTATATTTTGTAGAAATGTACTTATTTATTTTGATAAAGAATTAAAAACAAATATATTTGAACTTTTTAAGCAATCTTTAGACTCTTATGGCTTTTTGGTTTTAGGAGAGAGTGAATCTTTAGACAATCACGAAAAGTTTTTGACAATAGATAAAAAAAATAGAATTTACAAGAGGAAAATATGA